One segment of Belonocnema kinseyi isolate 2016_QV_RU_SX_M_011 chromosome 7, B_treatae_v1, whole genome shotgun sequence DNA contains the following:
- the LOC117176699 gene encoding putative nuclease HARBI1: MKSSAHRIMHRVTAAISSLSRQLIELTTMLEEITDAQVDFNAIASFPRVISALDCHDSSIFQNSRLRARLEAGTVGDGIILADGGCALKLYLITSLQNHQNDAERLLNESQIRTRNTVERTFGVWKRRFPCLATGMRFLVDHVLLMIVAIAVLHHKARRRLSE; the protein is encoded by the exons ATGAAAAGCAGTGCTCACAGAATTATGCATCGAGTAACTGCAGCTATCTCCAGCTTATCTCGTCAACTTATAGAATTAACTACAATGCTAGAAGAAATAACAGATGCACAAGTGGATTTTAATGCAATAGCTTCTTTTCCCAGAGTTATTTCGGCATTAGATT GTCATGATTCGTCGATTTTCCAAAACTCCAGACTACGTGCTCGATTGGAAGCTGGTACTGTTGGTGATGGAATAATCTTGGCAGATGGAGGTTGTGCATTAAAGCTATATCTCATAACTTCATTACAGAATCATCAAAATGATGCTGAAAGATTGTTAAACGAGTCGCAAATTAGAACTCGCAATACTGTCGAACGGACGTTCGGTGTTTGGAAGCGCAGGTTTCCATGTTTAGCGACAGGAATGCGTTTTTTGGTGGATCATGTCCTTCTTATGATAGTAGCGATAGCAGTTTTACATCATAAAGCACGGAGGCGGCTGAGCGAATGA